Below is a genomic region from Atribacteraceae bacterium.
TGAGGCGTTGCTGATGGCAACGGGGCCTCGCTGAAATGAGTTTTTGCAGCAAAATCAAAGATCTGTTATCTGAGCCCCCGCAAACCCCCGATCTCACCCGTCAGTCCCCGGATTCACTTTCCTGGACGAGAGAGCCTGCGAGGTTCCGGTACAGATATTCCGCCAGCCCGATACCGTTGGCCCGGCTCGCCGACCTGGCAACCTCATCGACGAACATGTCTTTAAACCATCGCTCGTGCTTACTCAAAAAAGGGGATTCCGTGACCAGGACCGGCTGGATCGAACGCTTGAACATAAAACCGAGAAAGTACGATTCAAATTCACCGCAGGCTTTTTTCAATCCATCCTGAAGCGGCCCGCTTCCCTTCCTGTCGAGCACCAAAAGCGGTTCTTTGGGTATTCGATCGATTCGTAGCATGGTAAGCTCCTTCGTATTCCGGAGGGTATTATTACTCGACAATCAATTCCCCCTGGAGGGCGCCGGCTTTATTCAGCGCCTGTAAAATAGCAATTAAATCCCGGGGACCGACCCCCAACGCATTCAAAGACATCACCAAATCGTCAATAGTCGTCGTACCCTCGATCCTGGACAGTCCCACTTCTTCTTCCACGACCTCCACTTGCGTTTCCGGAACCACTACAGTTTCTCCGGGCGAAAAGGGCGGTGGCTGAGATACCAGAAAACGGGTTTGAATGGTCACGGTTAAATCCCCATGAGAGAGGGCCACCGGAAGAATCCGCACGTTCCCTCCGATGACCACCGTGCCGGTCCTCTCGTTCACCACGACCCGGGCGGGTACGTCAGGAGTAACCGGGATTTCCCCGATCAGCGCCATCAGGGACGATACCCGGTGCAGGTACTGGTCCGGTATGGTGATTTCAATCCGGTTGGCATCGAGGGCTCGGGTCCGCCGACCCCCGATTTCATTGCTGATCGCCTGAGCGATCCGGGTGGCGGTGACAAAATCCGGGTTCTGTAACAACAGGGTAATCGTCCCCCGGGTCGGGTCATAAAATCTGGTGTCCACCGTTCGTTCGACAATCCCACCATTAGGAATCATGCCCACTGTCGGATGGTTACGTTGCACCTGGGCTCCGCCGCCGCCCGCGGCAAAACCACCGATGGAAAGCGGTCCTTGAGCGACCGCATAGACCTTTCCATCCACGGCTTTCAGCGGGGTCACCAGGAGGACGCCCCCCTGGAGAGTTTCGGAATCGCCCAGGGAGGAGACGCTTACATCAATGGTTTCCCCCGGCCGGATAAAGGGAGGAAGTTCGGCGGTCACGATCACCCCCGCAACATTCCGTGACCGGATCTGATGTGGATCGACCGTGATCCCCAGTAGCTGGAGCATGTTCGCCAAGCTCTGATTGGTGAACAGACTGTTACGACTGTCCCCGGTCCCGGACAAACCCACCACCAGCCCGTACCCGATTAGCTGGTTCCCCCGTTCCCCCTCAAATCGGGTGATATCTTTGATCCGGACCGTTTCCGCGTTGGCGGTGAACGTGAGAAACAGGCTGATCACCAGAAGGAGAGAAGCTCTTCTAAGTGTATTGATCACCATCGCACCCCTTTATCCTTTATCCTCTAACGGACACCGAACCGGTCTTCCTAAAAAAGGAAATCAAGAACGGATCCAAAAATGCCGTTCAATAGGCCGACCAAGCCACTGCGCTCCCTCGGCCGCAGAGTCCCATCCAGTTTGATCACCGCATCGAGCACCTGGGTGGACAAAACCGAATTGTTCGCCGTAATGTCTCGGGGGCTGACTACCCCTTCAATGGTGAGGATTTCCCGCTGCTTGTTGAGGATCATCTCCTTGCTCCCCTTGATCCGGAGATTGCCGTTTTCCAGAACCTCGCTGACCTGGCAAGTAATCACCCCTCTCAGAGAAAAGTTCCGACTTTCCCCCCGTTGTGCCTGCCGGGAAGTCTCGCTGGATAAACCGGCAGGAGGAATGAAATCGAAGATCCCCGCTCCAGCCGCCAGGTTGATGTTGGTGCTCCGTCCCCCGCTGGATTGAGCATCACCGGAACCGGTTGTGTGCTCACTGACAATCACCATGATCGGATCCCCCGGACGCGAGGCTCTGAAATCCGAGTAGGGATCCGCAAACCAGCCGTCATCGCTCCAAAGCGACTCCCCCCGGACCGGAAGGATCAGGCCACCGGCCAGAGTCGCACCGAGCACCAGGCTAAGTAATAACCGGTCATGTCTCATCGTATCTCCACCTCCACCAATCTTTCCCCAATGACTTGGGCCTGAACCCGTTTCCGGGATTCCGGATTCTCTACGACAATGCTCTCTCCCAACGATCCGTTTCCCCGGGCACGGCCGGTGGCGGTCACGGTAACCAAGCCATTCCTGGCTACCATGGTTACCAAGTCCCCCCGCTCGATCAAGGTTTCCTTCTGAACCTTCTCCGGAGAGATTACTTCACCGGGACGCATAGCCCGTCGGACCTCAAGCCCGATGACCTCATTCAGAGAAGCGAAACCCTGATCATTACCCGCGGACAACGCTTCCGGCAAGACCTGCACTTGGTCGGCGCCAATTACGTCACCCGGCCGGAGATGGTCTATGGTTCTGACGGTGTCCCGAAAAACCTTGAGGCCAAAGGTCACGCTTTCCCGCTGTTCGTAGCCTCCCGCTGCGCTCACGGTAAAGTGAGCGGTCCCCCGGCCCCACGGCTTAAGTCCGGAAGGAATGAAGAGTTGGAGGGTGCTCTCGGGAGGAACGGTCAGGTCCTCGGTGGCTCCCAGCGGCTGGATTTCCACCGCTTGGGCGAAGGGAAAGAGGCGTAAGAGTTCTTCTTCAATCATGGTGCTCATGGCTGACCAGGGGATAATCTCACCGGCAAAGACCACGCGAGAATACTCCGCTCCGGAAAAATGGATAAAAGCGAGGCCGGGAATCCTTCTCGCCGCCACCCGGTCGAAGATTTCCTGGGGACGGATCATCCGGGCTTCCCCGGGAGCGGGGACATAACCCAAGTCGAGCCGGCGTAGTTCCCCCTCCCAGTAAACATCCGGATAAGAAATCTCCGCCACTTCCCCGAGAACGAGGCTCTCGGCCAGGAGCGTCACGTTCGGACGGAGAGCAACAGACAGGGTCAGGGCCCAGACCGGTCCTACCCAGCCCCCGAGAAAAAGCACAATACCGGCGAATAACCAACCCACTGCGTATTTCATCGCGCGCATCCGGTTACCGCTTGAGATTGTTCGAAATCTGGAGCATTTCATCAGCTGTGGTTATAGCCTTGGCGTTGACTTCGTAGGCCCGCTGGGCACTGATCATCCGCACCATCTCTTTGACTATCTGAACGTTGGACATCTCCAGAAAACCCTGTGCCAGGCTCCCAAAGCCAGCCAGGCCGGGTACCCCCATCTGTGGTTCTCCAGAGGAGGCGGTGGCCCGATAGAGGTTCCGCCCCAGGCTGGTCAGGCCGGCCGGATTAATGAAACGTACGAGTTCGATCACGCCGACTTCCTGGGGTTCGATTTCCCCGGGAATCTGGACGGACACGATCCCATCCTGCCCAACGGTTATCGATTCCGCCTCAGGGGGAACAGTAATCGGCGGTTCCAACAAAAACCCATCATTGGTCACCACCTGTCCCAGGGCGTCGAGTTTGAAAGAGCCGTCCCGGGAATAGGCGATTTCACCATCCGGCAGCAGAATCTGGAAAAAGCCGTTTCCTTCAATGACCAGATCAAGGGGGTTGCGGGTCTCATACATGTCTCCCTGAAAAAACATTTTCTGTACGGCCGCCGGGCGCGTACCCAGACCGACTTCAATGCCTACCGGCACCTGGGTCGCTTCCGTGGTCGGAGCGCCGCTGACCCGAATGGTCTGATACATAATATCCTGAAAATCCACCCGGCTCTTTTTGAAGCCCGTTGTATTCACATTGGCGAGATTGTTGGCGATCACGTCGATATCCAGTTGTCTGGACATCATTCCGGTCGCCGCGGTCCACAAAGCCCGTATCATGGATACTCCCTCCCCCGTTCAGGCCTCCGCCGTGCGGTCCGGCCTGGTTATTCTCTCTGTCGATCGACGACGGACACTCTCTTAACGAAGCCGGGCGATATCGTTCACGGCCCGCTGTAAGGCCAAATCCTGGGACTGGATCGCCCGTTGCGCGGCTTCAAATTTACGCAGAGTCTCGATCATGGTCACCATAGCTTCAACAACGTTCATATTCGAGCGTTCAAGCGAGCCCTGCACGACCCGAAAACCAACCGCCTCCCGAGGTTCAACCAGATCGTCAACCGGGAAAAAGTTATTGAGACCGCGCTTCACGAGGAGATTCCGATCGTCAAAATCGACTACCCGCAGTTGGTCGACCTCCTCATCATCGACCCGGATCCTCCCCTGGTCATCGACCAGGAACGTTCCCCCCGGAGGAAGAACGATCTCCCCGGTTGTCCCCAATACCGGGAACCCATCCACGTTTACCAGGCGGCCATCGGTATCGAGGGCAAAATTCCCCGCCCGGGTATACCCCTCACCTTCCGGGGTGGCGACCACAAAAAACCCCCCTCCCTGCAGAGCGAAATCAAGATGATTTCCGGTAGTCTCGATCCGCCCTTGCGAAAAATCGGTCTGGTGTTCACTAATCAGCTGGGCCCCTATCGACAGACTTCCGATGGAGATCGGCGACTGCTCATCGGTAAACCGGGAGATCGCCCTTTCGTAAACCGCTTCCGCTCGCAAGAGATCCGCCTTGAACCCCGGTGTCTCGATATTTGCCAGGTTATTGGCCAGCACTCCCTGCTTGATTTCGAATACGTTCATTCCCGATGCAGCGGTATAAATTCCCCGGATCACTCGCTTGCCTCCTTTCTGGGTTATAACTGGACATGAAGTCAAGAATTCTCGTTCTGTTAGTCTCTGTTGGAAGGTATGGATAAATATACTTGCCAAAAATAAGAATCAAAACAGAGCCTGCCTTTTCAGAAAAACCATTACATACCATCCTCACCCTCTCCCTCCCCCCTCCTTACCACGGACTTCCCCCTGAACCAAATCTTCCATTGCCATCTCGACAAAGGGACAGGAAGAAACCGGGCGGTATGATATAATAGGTGCTGCAGAATATAGGCCTGATGCCCGCTCGCTGATCGTCCCGGCCGGAAGGGAGATGAAAAACATGCAAGAAGTGAAAGAAAAAGTCATTGATCTCGAAAAGACCTTAAATGACTTCATCCTCCATACCAACCTCGGTTTTGCCAAGGTTCAGAATGCGCTCATCGAACAACGTTGGGCTCTGGACAAACTCAAGGAAGAGATGGTGGCTTACCGGGAACATTCGGCTCAGGAGATGAAAGAATTCAAGGAAGAGATGGTGGGCTCCCGCCGGGAACTCAACAAGATGTGGGGGGACCTGGCCAACCGCCTGGGGACCGTGGCGGAAGACATCGTGGCTCCCAACCTACCGGTGATCGCCCGGCGGTATTTCGGCTGTGTCGGAGAACCGCTGACTCTGTATGTGCGCTCCTTCCGGTTCAAACGGAAAGACCGGTCCCAGCAACGGGAGTTCGATGTAATCGCCGAGTACGAAGAAATCGTGCTCTTCAACGAAACCAAGACCACGTCCCGGCAAAGCTATATCGATGACTTTCTCGCCTTTCTCCCCCAACTCCCGGACTACTGGCCGGAGTTCACGGGAAAAAAGATCATCCCCATCTATGCCGCCCTGTATATCCCGGAAAACCAGGTGGCCTACGCCACCCAGCGGGGTCTTTACGTTTTGGCCCTGCGTGGAGAAACCATGGATCTCCTCAACTACCATGCGGTCAAACCGGTCGAAGAACCACTGAGCGACTGAGCGATCCTTTCGTTTATCCCACCCGCAACGTGACCGG
It encodes:
- a CDS encoding rod-binding protein; protein product: MLRIDRIPKEPLLVLDRKGSGPLQDGLKKACGEFESYFLGFMFKRSIQPVLVTESPFLSKHERWFKDMFVDEVARSASRANGIGLAEYLYRNLAGSLVQESESGD
- a CDS encoding flagellar basal body P-ring protein FlgI, whose amino-acid sequence is MVINTLRRASLLLVISLFLTFTANAETVRIKDITRFEGERGNQLIGYGLVVGLSGTGDSRNSLFTNQSLANMLQLLGITVDPHQIRSRNVAGVIVTAELPPFIRPGETIDVSVSSLGDSETLQGGVLLVTPLKAVDGKVYAVAQGPLSIGGFAAGGGGAQVQRNHPTVGMIPNGGIVERTVDTRFYDPTRGTITLLLQNPDFVTATRIAQAISNEIGGRRTRALDANRIEITIPDQYLHRVSSLMALIGEIPVTPDVPARVVVNERTGTVVIGGNVRILPVALSHGDLTVTIQTRFLVSQPPPFSPGETVVVPETQVEVVEEEVGLSRIEGTTTIDDLVMSLNALGVGPRDLIAILQALNKAGALQGELIVE
- a CDS encoding flagellar basal body L-ring protein FlgH; translated protein: MRHDRLLLSLVLGATLAGGLILPVRGESLWSDDGWFADPYSDFRASRPGDPIMVIVSEHTTGSGDAQSSGGRSTNINLAAGAGIFDFIPPAGLSSETSRQAQRGESRNFSLRGVITCQVSEVLENGNLRIKGSKEMILNKQREILTIEGVVSPRDITANNSVLSTQVLDAVIKLDGTLRPRERSGLVGLLNGIFGSVLDFLF
- the flgA gene encoding flagellar basal body P-ring formation chaperone FlgA, encoding MRAMKYAVGWLFAGIVLFLGGWVGPVWALTLSVALRPNVTLLAESLVLGEVAEISYPDVYWEGELRRLDLGYVPAPGEARMIRPQEIFDRVAARRIPGLAFIHFSGAEYSRVVFAGEIIPWSAMSTMIEEELLRLFPFAQAVEIQPLGATEDLTVPPESTLQLFIPSGLKPWGRGTAHFTVSAAGGYEQRESVTFGLKVFRDTVRTIDHLRPGDVIGADQVQVLPEALSAGNDQGFASLNEVIGLEVRRAMRPGEVISPEKVQKETLIERGDLVTMVARNGLVTVTATGRARGNGSLGESIVVENPESRKRVQAQVIGERLVEVEIR
- the flgG gene encoding flagellar basal-body rod protein FlgG, translating into MIRALWTAATGMMSRQLDIDVIANNLANVNTTGFKKSRVDFQDIMYQTIRVSGAPTTEATQVPVGIEVGLGTRPAAVQKMFFQGDMYETRNPLDLVIEGNGFFQILLPDGEIAYSRDGSFKLDALGQVVTNDGFLLEPPITVPPEAESITVGQDGIVSVQIPGEIEPQEVGVIELVRFINPAGLTSLGRNLYRATASSGEPQMGVPGLAGFGSLAQGFLEMSNVQIVKEMVRMISAQRAYEVNAKAITTADEMLQISNNLKR
- the flgF gene encoding flagellar basal-body rod protein FlgF, which translates into the protein MIRGIYTAASGMNVFEIKQGVLANNLANIETPGFKADLLRAEAVYERAISRFTDEQSPISIGSLSIGAQLISEHQTDFSQGRIETTGNHLDFALQGGGFFVVATPEGEGYTRAGNFALDTDGRLVNVDGFPVLGTTGEIVLPPGGTFLVDDQGRIRVDDEEVDQLRVVDFDDRNLLVKRGLNNFFPVDDLVEPREAVGFRVVQGSLERSNMNVVEAMVTMIETLRKFEAAQRAIQSQDLALQRAVNDIARLR